Proteins encoded within one genomic window of Babesia bigemina genome assembly Bbig001, chromosome : IV:
- a CDS encoding skb1 methyltransferase family protein, putative, which yields MASMPKPAALRPPLVFGWNLPNPGTSDLLRVIKIIESVGISFVSLNLNSAEEGQQNDNFVPLCGSDLVLTYNYWSQRIVARIDSVGGAFMSYMEWSAYLGLRAVCIHCEPIFQQATTLAESHELLANLAQRLKAFLHSPNMPTVCLSFAANDVSWGYWNAIHEMTNYSPQLKVAIVIDDDDAGRLARWVAEPLTAVILRESSFVRVGETVQLKPALVPHLHFLLQYDVKVMLSGMFNFEPLRKASELRSADSLELIAIRDLDTPPMPGGIGVREAITAVRKAYAAMPPLTEAEQFKEGFWDMLQEPLQPVRDNLETATYENFERCTRKYAQYEAAVSLWLKDFMAGALPGQAAPGEGDNGNHEGHNGVRRPVIYIVGAGRGPLVDCSLRALAENNVTEFSIYALEKNPATVFTLKHKIATNAIKGWDKVKLIFQDMRTLKPSEPADLVLSELLGSFGDNELAPECLDGVQNAFQTHFPGHRVTFMPCTYVSYAEPIYAPKVWASLNLTQIERPFQHPYTVALHKFCKVAEQPKPCFKFEHPNKQMKGCCSDTDDVQALCYMNNEHNNRYSCMSFKSTLECFIHGFAGYFECTLYKDVKISTVPGVMDDQISWFPMYFPITAPIYVKEGQLVMLHVWRKHDKRRMWYEWALTLPHVTGVHNSNGTCHSILR from the coding sequence ATGGCGTCAATGCCGAAGCCGGCCGCGCTGAGGCCACCACTGGTCTTCGGATGGAACCTCCCGAATCCGGGAACTAGCGATTTGCTCCGGGTCATCAAGATCATAGAGAGCGTGGGAATCTCATTTGTGTCCCTCAATTTGAACTCTGCGGAGGAAGGCCAACAGAATGACAACTTTGTGCCGCTGTGCGGAAGCGACCTGGTCCTCACCTACAACTACTGGAGCCAGAGGATCGTCGCGCGCATCGACAGCGTGGGAGGCGCGTTCATGTCGTACATGGAGTGGTCGGCATACCTTGGCCTCAGGGCCGTCTGTATACACTGCGAACCCATCTTCCAGCAGGCCACCACGCTCGCCGAGTCGCATGAGCTGCTTGCCAACCTCGCGCAGCGGCTCAAGGCATTCCTGCACTCGCCAAATATGCCCACGGTTTGCCTGTCATTCGCTGCGAACGACGTGTCATGGGGATACTGGAACGCAATACACGAAATGACGAATTACTCTCCGCAGCTGAAGGTCGCCATTGTcatcgacgatgatgacgcCGGGCGCCTGGCAAGATGGGTGGCAGAGCCACTCACTGCAGTCATTCTTAGGGAAAGCTCCTTCGTCAGGGTCGGGGAGACTGTGCAGCTAAAACCAGCCCTCGTGCCGCACCTGCacttcctgctgcagtACGACGTCAAGGTGATGCTGAGTGGGATGTTCAACTTTGAACCCCTCAGGAAGGCCAgcgagctgcgcagcgccgacTCGCTGGAACTGATCGCTATCAGGGACCTGGACACGCCGCCAATGCCGGGTGGCATCGGCGTCAGAGAGGCCATCACGGCGGTGAGGAAGGCATATGCAGCGATGCCGCCTCTCACTGAGGCCGAGCAGTTCAAGGAGGGATTTTGGGACATGCTCCAGGAGCCCCTGCAGCCTGTACGCGACAATTTGGAAACGGCTACGTACGAAAATTTCGAGAGGTGCACAAGGAAATACGCGCAATATGAGGCTGCGGTTAGTTTGTGGTTGAAGGACTTCATGGCGGGCGCGCTACCAGGCCAAGCAGCGCCGGGTGAGGGGGATAACGGCAATCATGAGGGACATAATGGCGTCAGGAGGCCGGTAATATACATTGTCGGAGCTGGTAGGGGGCCGCTGGTGGACTGCAGCTTGCGGGCACTGGCTGAAAACAATGTTACCGAGTTTTCCATATACGCGCTCGAAAAGAACCCGGCGACTGTATTCACACTGAAGCACAAAATTGCGACGAACGCCATAAAGGGCTGGGACAAGGTCAAGCTCATATTCCAGGATATGCGCACGTTGAAGCCTTCGGAACCGGCGGACCTCGTTCTGAGCGAACTGTTGGGATCGTTTGGTGACAACGAACTTGCGCCGGAGTGTCTAGACGGAGTACAAAACGCCTTCCAAACGCACTTCCCAGGGCATCGCGTCACGTTCATGCCGTGCACCTACGTCTCATACGCTGAGCCAATTTACGCGCCGAAGGTATGGGCCAGCCTCAACCTCACGCAAATCGAGAGGCCCTTTCAACACCCCTACACGGTGGCGCTCCACAAGTTCTGCAAAGTTGCAGAGCAGCCCAAGCCGTGCTTCAAGTTCGAGCACCCCAACAAACAAATGAAAGGGTGCTGCAGCGACACTGATGACGTGCAAGCGCTCTGCTACATGAACAACGAACACAACAACAGATATTCTTGCATGTCATTCAAGTCTACTCTGGAGTGCTTCATACACGGCTTCGCGGGATACTTCGAGTGCACGTTGTACAAGGACGTTAAAATCTCTACCGTCCCAGGAGTTATGGATGACCAGATCAGCTGGTTCCCTATGTACTTCCCGATTACGGCCCCAATTTACGTCAAGGAAGGGCAACTCGTCATGCTGCACGTCTGGAGGAAACATGACAAGCGCCGTATGTGGTACGAGTGGGCACTAACGCTACCACACGTCACAGGCGTGCATAACTCCAATGGGACATGCCACTCGATCCTCAGATGA